The Anabaena sp. PCC 7108 region CATCCAAACAAGCATCTACATTAGGTGGATTCGTTTTTTCATCGCGGCGATCGCGTCGATCTGCTAGTGACATTCCTGTCGTAAATCTTCCTTGAGTTTCAACCATCATATATAGCGATTCTGTAGTTACTAAACTCGGATCAATTGCCACCGCCATTGCCAAAGGATCGTGTAAATAACAGCCATAAAAGCCTTCATGATCACGATAAAAAGCCATATAAATTTCGGTGCAGTCGGCAATAAACTGAGAAACTTTTGTCGGACGACGCTGTAAATTATCTTCAACAATTTGACGAGACAAGGGGGCTTTCATCGCCACATCTAAACCCACTAAAGTGAGAGGAATTCCCGACTCCATCACAATTTGAGCCGCATCAGGATCGACAAAAAAGTTAAATTCAGCAGCGGCTGTAATATTTCCGGGTACAGTCACAGCCCCACCCATGATGACAATTGTCCCTACTTTTTGCATGGTTGCACTATCTTTTTGAATCGCTGTTGCCAGATTCGTGAGCGGTCCTAATGCAACAATGGTCAAACTCTCGCCGTACTCTTGGGCTGCCTTCAGCAGTACATCAATCGCCTTCTCTTCCGATGGCTTTATAGTCAGTTGAGGATAGCGGGGTGTACCATCAGCTTCCTGAAAGCGATCAAGTTCACCCAAACCATCAGCCCCATGAATTCCTGCGGCATTAAAGGTTGGTTTGATCAGAGGCTTTTCACAACCTTTGGCAACTATAGGGAATGTATCGGGTTCAACAATACTGACTACACGCAAGACATTATTCGCCGCCTGATCAACATTAATATTGCCAGCCACAACAGTGACGGCTTTCAAGTCTAATTGCGGTGAATTTAAGGCCATAATCAGAGCCAAGGCATCATCAACACCTCCGTCCGTGTCTATTATTACTGGTATAGTTTGATTTTGAAGAGATATCATCTTAATTAATCCTCCAATTAATTGATTTCAAGGTCATGTAAATCATGGATAGACAAAGCCAACAATTAAAAAACATCTCTATTTGTAAACTAATCGTCCTTCGATATGACTGTTAAGATTTTGATGATGGCTCAAGTATTCTTCCAAGACATCCTGATAATTAGTGGCAATTACTTTGGGGTCGGCTAATTTTGTTAATTCTGCATGGGTAATGCCTAAATTCTGAGCCGAATTTTGGTAACGATAGCCATCCATACAAATAGTGTAATGTTGATTGTCTTGTACAGCTTGTTCCTTAATGCTTAAGGATTCCAGGCTATGCAGGGCATCATTATAAACTGCTTTAATGCCTTGGTTGACCTGAAAGAAAATACTCACTTTGACCCTCTATGCGGTTTTCCGGTCTCATAATATGGGCAAATATCTGGGTTAAGTGAACCCCAGTCACTCGAAATTTATGAAGAGTATCTTGATAAGGGAAAACGGTTTTCAGATCACTCAAAGTTACTGGCGGTCCTAATTCTTGTCCTCGGATTGAACCACTGGCAACAAAAACCACATCTAAACTATCAAGTTGAGCAAAAATATCAGCGATTAAGTTTCCCAATTCAGTTTCTTGTTCACGCTTGGGATGGGTCATTTTATGGGCTAATCTTCCAATCAAGCGATTATACTTGCGGTCTACATCTTCTTTGAACGAAGCAATCAGCTTTTCGATTTCGAGATCAGGCAGAGCCAGATTATTATCAACTGGAAGCAGTTGCCATTTCCATTCAACGATGCTATTCGTATCGTCATCAACTACAATATCAAAACGTCCGATCTGGTCTGTCCCTACTCCGGCTTGGGCAATCAGAATATTATTAACTTCGGCTGGTTGTTCTAAAAATGTATGGGAATGTCCGCCGATAATCATATCCACACCCCATTCTGGATCTAGCATTGCTGCCAGTTTTTTATCCTCTTCAAAACCTATGTGGGTGAGGATAACGGTTAAGTCAATATCATCATTTTTGTAGGCGTTGCAAATCTTACCAATTTCTGATGCCGCATCTTCTAAATTAATAAAAGTGCCAATATTCCTATCACGTTTTAATGTTCTCAGAGCTTCTTCTGTGACAATTCCGATGAACATAATATCGAATCCATCAACATTGAGGATAATGTATGGATTCATCAAGCGGCGGTTATACTTTTTAATGTATAAATTGGCATTAACTATGGGAAAATTTGCCATCTTTTCCAGGAATAATAAGTGAGGCAACCCATAATCTAATTCGTGGTTTCCCAAGGTAACGACATCAGGAGCCAGGTAATTCATAATTTCTATGGTGGAAATCCCTTGGTATTCCGAATCAATCGTCGAGCCTTGGAGCATATCACCAGCAATAACAAACAGCACGTTTTTCTCGTCCCGACGCACCTGATTGATATATCCAGAAAGTAGGGACATACCACCAATAACATGACCCTCTTCAAGACCTGTAGCCTCTGCTAAAAAGTCGCCATGCATATCATTTGAATGTAAGATTGTGAACTTTTTAAACCGTTCGGTGAGTGTCATAGTCTTTTATCTCAAAAAGCCCGATTTTTGTTGTTATGATTGTACTGAAGAATAGTGGCTAGAAGTTTTCTTTTCTATAGCCAAATCCGTATTTTGTGCAAAGACTCTTCAACTGTGTCGATAGTCCAGGCGGTCCACAGAAAAATACATCGATTTTATGGGGTGCGTGTTGTTTTGCTAAGTCACGGAAAATTTCATCCCAATCTGGACGACCGGTTTTTGTCCGGCTTTTTAAACCTGTAATCAAATCTACCTTTGTCCGAGAATGTAACAAATCCATCGCCACAAATAGAGTGCTAGACTTCATGTCTGACTTTTGCTGTGCGCCTGTAAGGTATAAGTTGATATCAAAGAGTTTGTTAGTGTCTTCGATTTCGATTTGTGATAATAATTCTACAAACCATTCAAAGGCTTTTTGTTCTCGATTGAGCCAGAAAAAATGGACTTTCTTCAAATTGATGTTAGAAGAATTATGTTGATTACGATACAAAATACTTTTCAGAATCGAAGCAAAGGGAGTTACACCAATACCAGCACCGATTAACACCGCATATTTAGATTCAAAAATATGTGTACTTGGTGTTCCATAAGGTCCATCTAAATAAACCGGAACTCCCTGCTCAGGTTGACTACTATCTGAACGTATCCATTCTTCTCTTTGCTCTCGAAAAAGTTGATATAACTTACCAGTCCAACTTCCTGCTGCGCGGATATGTAAAGATAAGACATCTGGTCTTTCCGGGGCGCTACTAATTGTAAATGGATGCCATTCAAAGTTAGAAATACTGGGACATTTTATAAATAAATAATCCCCTGGTTGATATTTGAAAGAGGCTGGACGTTGCACTTCTAAACCTAACACTTTAGAAGGCAGTAAGGAGGCATTAACTACAAATGTTGCGTCTTTTGTAGCCCGCCAACGGATCACTAATTCAATCACAAATCCCAACACAGGGAATAACACCCACTGCCAAAATACTGGCCCATGAATTAATGCCAGAATAAACCACAAACCATAACCCAGATGAGCTATATAAAAAAGCGCAAATTTCCCTCCTTGTCGGATAGGTGCTTGCGCTGTTACCCACATAATGGTGAAAACTATCAGGAGTAAAAATCCTGATAAACCAGCTTTCGTCCCCAATAAACTTTGGAGAAAGGGCGCAGGTAAGGTGGTGTAATTGAGAAAATGTGCGGACGTATGCACAATTGCCAAGGCAAACATGACTTGACCTATTAATTTATGAAATTCGATGCTTTCATCTATGGGTAAATAGTCGTTAAGGCTACTTTTGCGAAGCCAAGTCATAAAATGCCGTAGCATGGGGATGAGAATTAGCGCCCCATTGAAGTTAAGTGTTGCACCACAACCTCTGGCAATTTGAACATATACATTTTTGCCTAAATCTGCATATCGATCAACTGCCCCGAAGAAAAGAAATATATTAACAGCAACATAGAGGGACAAGAAAGCTATTTTGACCCAATTGTTTTGAATATAATGCTTGATGTGGTCTTTTTTTGTCCGCTTGTTTTCTAAAGTAGTTACTGTTTGAGAGTTTTGCTTGTGAGGTCTGAGCCAGCTAACAGGGCTAACTGTCATTGCTTCAATTAAATCAGGAAATTTCCCTATTAAACTTTTAAATTCTGCAAAAGAAATTGCCCCGCTGTTATCGGTGTCAGCTTCTAGAAACAATATATCGACTAAATCGTTAATTTGTTCTGGTTTGAAACTGAGATTATTTTCATTAAGGCTGGCAGTAATTAAATGAGCAATTTCTGATTTTTCAATGGAATCATCTCCGTTGATATCATGTAATTGATAAGCAAATTTTAGTTTATCTTCTGTAGTGGCAAAAACCAGGTTTTCTACAGTTGTCAAAAATTCTTCTATTTTAATAGTGCCACTGCTATCAATATCGAATATAGCAAAAAGCCTATCAGCAAAATATTCGTCTTTTAGTCCTAAAGCTTTTTTAAATTCTTTCTGATCAACTTGTTTGTCTTCTCCGGCAATTTTGGTAAAGACTTGTCGTAATTCGTCTAAGGTTTGTCTTGGAGTTGCCATTGTTTCTTTTATTTATAAGAGTTATTTATTTCTCAATGGAGCTTAGTAATCCTATTGTTAATTTCCATCGTTGAGTTATTGATATTCAACAGATGATATTTCTAATAATTCAGCATAATAAAATACATAAGTAAAGTCTAATGCCTTATAATCATGGCAGTTATAACTTTTAGGCATACCCCACAGAATTCATGGAATTACGCCATCTTAAATATTTCGTGGCTGTTGCGGAAAACCTCAATTTTAGTCGTGCTGCTACGCAATTGTATATTTCACAACCTGCCTTAAGCCGTCAAATAAAAAATCTTGAAGATGAACTGACTGTTATCCTCTTTATCCGACAATCGGATGGGTTGAAACTCACTGACGCTGGAAAATTTTTTTTGGAACAAGCCAGAGATATTTTGAATCGCAGTAATATTGCTATTCAAACCATCAAGAATAATTACACAAATACAAATGAGCCTTTAGTGGTTGGCTATATTCCAACTATCTTGCAGAGTTTTTTAGGTGAAGCCTTACATTGTTTTGGATCTGCCTATCCTGACATTGTTGTACGTTTTCAGGAGATGCCCCCTAGTGACCAAGTGAAGGCGTTGCGGAATAGGACGATTGATATTGCTTTTATGGGTAATCCACCGGATGATTTAGAACCAGAGTTTATAGTTAAATGCGTTAAGGAAGTTGTAATTGATGCTCTCATACCAGATACCCATTTATTAGCATCTCGTTCTTCAATTAATTTAATGGAACTTGCATCTGAAAAATTTATTGGGATGTCTGAAAAAACGTTTCCAGGACGGAATAATCGTATTCGTGATACTTGTTATCAAGCTGGTTTCATACCGAATATCCATCTGTTTGCTGATAGTCATGCTTCTATGATTGCTCTTGTTGCATCAGGGCAAGGGGTAGCAGTAATGCCACGAGAGGCAAGTGCATTGCCTCATCCTAAAGTTGTATTTATGCCTCTTCACCATCCCATATACTACGCCCGATCAACTGCGGTATGGAGCAAAGAAAGATTTTCTCAATCTTTAGATAAATTCCTCAAAATTCTCTTTGAGAATGATAAAATTCCTAAAACTTTAAAAATTCCTGCCCTATAAATAAAAAAATATAATTATATTAGTAATACATTTGTAAAAACACTATTTTATTTTTTATCTATTTATAGTATTTCCTAATCTAATGAGGTACAAACTTATCTGTGTTTATCTACGTCCATCTGCGGTTAATTCTTTCTTCTTGTACCTCACTTGCATGGCAATTGCTATATACCTAGGACTTAATTCTTGACCGAGATATTTATTAGTCATCTCCAAATTTATTACAGGGTAAAACTGGCGTTGCTGAATAAGGGGATGATTGAGGCTGACGCGGGGACGCGGGGATACTGAGACGCGGGGACGCGGGGACGCGGAGAATTTTTTTTGATAAGTGATTAGGCGGACTTGATATTAAATGTTGATTTAAATTTATGCATCAGAACGCTAATAAAACTGTAATAAAAACTACAAAATTGACATCTTCTTAAAAAAAGAGGGTAAGCTAATCATATAAATCCGGTTCACGAACATAGCGTGATGAGGAGTAAATGATATGGTGACAACGTCGCGTCCAGTCTGGGAAAATCACTCTCCAGCACATATTTGCCCATTTGACCAAGCTTGTAGTTATTTAGAATGGGCTGCGAAAGAATTAAAACTTGATCCTGGTTTAGTAGAAATACTTAGCCATCCCCGAAAAGTTGTGACAGTTTCCATTCCGGTAAAAATGGATAATGGCGAAGTGCGAGTTCTCGCTGGACATCGAGTCCAACATTCTGATATTTTAGGCCCATATAAAGGTGGAATTCGATACCATCAGGCTGTAACACTGCGGGAAGTTTCAGCTTTAGCAATGTTAATGACCTGGAAATGTGCGTTGTTGGGTATTCCCTATGGTGGTGCTAAGGGTGGAATTCCTATAGATCCTAAACAGTACAGTGTGGGGGAATTAGAACGCATTAGCCGCCGTTATATTAGTGAGTTAATTAAAGATATTGGTCCTTCCGTAGATATACCCGCGCCAGATATGGGTACTTCTGCCCGTGAAATGGCCTGGATGATGGATACTTATTCTGTTAATGTTGGTCATTCTGTACCAGGTGTGGTGACTGGTAAGCCGCTTTCTGTTGGTGGTTCTCTGGGAAGGGAAATGGCTACGGGAAGGGGTGTAATGATTATTATCCGTGAAGCACTAGCAGATCAAGGTAAATCCCTTGAAGGTGTGCGAGTTGCGATTCAGGGATTCGGTAATGTGGGCGGAGCTGCGGCTGAATTATTACACGCAGCCGGAGCAAAAATTATTGCTGTTTCCAGTGGTGCTGGAGGTGTATTTTCGGAAGTTGGTCTTGATATTCCGGCTTTGAAAGCCTACGCTGCTGAAAACCGCAGAAGTGTTGTCGGTTTCCCCCAAGCTACACCAATTAGTAATGCAGATTTACTGACTTTACCTTGTGATGTCTTGATTCCCGCAGCTTTGGAAAATCAAATCACTGAGGAAAATGTTTATCAAATACAAGCGCAGTTTATTGCTGAAGCTGCTAATGGACCTGTGACATTGGAAGCTAACCAAGTCCTAGAAGCCCGTGGTGTAACGGTGTTACCGGATATTTTAGCTAATGCTGGGGGTGTAGTGGTGAGTTATTTGGAATGGGTACAGGGGCTTTCTTACCTGTTCTGGGATGAAGAAAGAGTGAACCGAGAAATGGAATATTTAATGGTACAGGCTTACCGTAAGGTGATTGAACAGTCGAAAGCAAGGCAGGTTAATCTGCGATTAGCTGCTTATACTTTAGGTGTAGGTAGAGTCGCACAAGCTTTGACTGACAGGGGTTTGTATCCTTAGTTATACAGTAGCGTTCAGTGTTCAGTATTGGTTTAGCATTGCTAAATCCGTACAAATGTAAATGTAGAGACGTTCCAGGGAATTTCTCTACACTTACAAAAGAAGGGAACTCTTAACAGGGAACTCTTAACAGTGAACAGTGAACAAATAAAAAACTAAAGTTTAAGAGTTTAAAGCTCAGTCAAAAAAAGGATGTTTTTACAAGGAGAGTGACACGAAAAAAACAGTGTCATTATTTCAATCTCATGTTTTTAAACATGAGTTTTTTCTGTTAAGAGTTGCTTCCTGTTCCCTCTGAAATTTACTAATTTTTCATCACGCTTAGGGCTGGAATTGTATAGCAGGTGACAGGTGACAGGTGACAGTCTGAAGAGTCTTTTGGTGTCTAGGTTTTATAATCAGTTTGTGTCCTAACCGCCCTGTCCGTTGCTATAGCGAATTTATGTGAGAAATTTTAGTTTTGATTTCGATATAGCAATTCCCATTCTAGTGAGATACAAGCATTAATAATTAAACGCAGATAACCGCAGATAATTTTGTACTTCATTAGAGTAGGAAATGCTATAAGACAAGATTACCTATTAGTTCTTGTGACCGTTCTCTCAACGGTTAGCTGACGGACACTACTTACTTCCCTAATGTAACTATAATTCCAAACATCTTCAAAGACTAATTTTTCTTCACGTTGTTTTTTGGAATCATAGCGAATTTCGGTAACAATTTTTACTTCTGATTTCTCGAAGTTATCATTACCTGCACGCAGTTTTCTAAATTCGATTACCTCTGGGCTTACGAAGTATTTTTTGCCTTTCTTTTCAATCTTTTTCGAGCCGGTAGTGTTATAAACTAGTATCCAACGATTGTTTTTACGAGTGTAGACTGTATAGACTACATTTGCGTATTTAGTAGCTGGCTTCTCTACAATCTCTAAATGTATAACTAAGGCTTTTTGATTGGGATTGACTAATCTTCCTAAGTTGAAGAAGCAATCCCAATCTTTGACTTTATAGTGTTTTGATGATCGATCATCGTTATCTTTATGATCATGATGGTCATCTTTATGATCATGATGGTCATCTTTATCTTTTTTAGCAATCAGAAAATTTAATTCTTCTCCACTTGACTTATTTGTCAATTTGGTATCTAAACCAGATTTCTCCAAAGTTTTATCTTGTTGTAAATTGGCTATTTCCGTTGTTAAAGAGAAAACGTCAGAGGGAATAGACATCACAGCTACGACAGAGAGGCTTGTAACTGTTAAAACATCTTTGCAAAAAGAAGCGAAGGAAGACTTGTGTGACATTGATATCCTTTTGTAACTTGGTTGATTAAATAGGTTACTTAATTCCTATTTCCTATATGACTTAAGTCATGGTGACAAGTTCCCAAAATTATGTAACTTTCTACACTTATTAGCCGTTGCTAATGTATAAGTGCTGAGTATAAACCCAGTTTTTTTAATATCCAGTTCCTAGTTCCTAGTTACCAAAGCCTTCGCCATGATTTTGAAATTTTGAGCAATACTGGTACAAGAAGGATGGTTTACAGAACATTACAAAAATGACGATTCAACTTAGTGATAAGGCTTTATTAGACTGGAGTGGTGATACTTTAGCGATCGCCTTATTTGAAGACGCAGTAGAATTAACTGGTGAGTTAGCAGCTTTAGATGAGAAATTCGCGGGCATTTTACAAGAAATAATTGCTGAAGAAGAATTTACTGGTAAAGTCAATAGCACCATTTTTACGCGGGTAGGTGCTGGAAACAATGTGCGGAAATTGATTTTGGTCGGTTTAGGTAAACCAGACGGGCTGAAACTAGAGACTTTCCGCCGTGTTGCGGCTACTGTAGCGCGAACCGCCAAAAAGCAAAAAACCAAAACTCTAGGAATCAGTCTACCAGTATTTAACAACGATCCTGCCGCAACGGCTCAAGCTATAGCCGAAGGCGCACAACTGGCACTTTACCAAGATACACGCTTTAAATCTGAGCCAGAAGATAAAAGTCCCAATATCGAAACAATCGATTTACTAGGATTAACTGGACAAGAAGCAGCCATTACCCGCGCTAATCAAATTGTTTCTGGGGTAATTTTGGCTAGGCAGTTAGTAGCAGCCCCAGCTAACGCCGTTACACCTATCACTATGGCAGAAACTGCCCAAGCGATCGCTAACGAATACGGTTTGCAACTAGAAATCCTGGAACAAGCCGAATGTGAAAAATTAGGTATGGGTGCATTTTTAGGAGTCGCCCAAGCTTCTGATTTACCACCAAAATTTATTCACCTCATCTACAAACCAGCCACCACACCCAGACGTAAACTGGCAATTATCGGTAAAGGTTTAACTTTCGACTCCGGTGGATTGAATATTAAAGGTGCTGGTAGCGGTATCGAAACCATGAAAATTGACATGGGTGGTGCAGCGGCGACATTAGGTGCAGCTAAAGCTATTGGACAACTAAAGCCAGATGTGGAAGTTCACTTTATTTCCGCTGTCACCGAAAACATGATTAGCGGTCGTGCTATGCACCCTGGAGACATCTTAACCGCCTCAAATGGCAAAACAATCGAAGTTAACAACACCGATGCTGAAGGGCGTTT contains the following coding sequences:
- a CDS encoding nucleoside hydrolase, encoding MISLQNQTIPVIIDTDGGVDDALALIMALNSPQLDLKAVTVVAGNINVDQAANNVLRVVSIVEPDTFPIVAKGCEKPLIKPTFNAAGIHGADGLGELDRFQEADGTPRYPQLTIKPSEEKAIDVLLKAAQEYGESLTIVALGPLTNLATAIQKDSATMQKVGTIVIMGGAVTVPGNITAAAEFNFFVDPDAAQIVMESGIPLTLVGLDVAMKAPLSRQIVEDNLQRRPTKVSQFIADCTEIYMAFYRDHEGFYGCYLHDPLAMAVAIDPSLVTTESLYMMVETQGRFTTGMSLADRRDRRDEKTNPPNVDACLDVDRERFMQLFDQLV
- a CDS encoding leucyl aminopeptidase codes for the protein MTIQLSDKALLDWSGDTLAIALFEDAVELTGELAALDEKFAGILQEIIAEEEFTGKVNSTIFTRVGAGNNVRKLILVGLGKPDGLKLETFRRVAATVARTAKKQKTKTLGISLPVFNNDPAATAQAIAEGAQLALYQDTRFKSEPEDKSPNIETIDLLGLTGQEAAITRANQIVSGVILARQLVAAPANAVTPITMAETAQAIANEYGLQLEILEQAECEKLGMGAFLGVAQASDLPPKFIHLIYKPATTPRRKLAIIGKGLTFDSGGLNIKGAGSGIETMKIDMGGAAATLGAAKAIGQLKPDVEVHFISAVTENMISGRAMHPGDILTASNGKTIEVNNTDAEGRLTLADALVYADKLGVDAIVDLATLTGACVVALGDDIAGLFTPDDAVASQLQTASEAAGEKIWRMPMEDKYFDGLKSGIADMKNTGPRYGGSITAALFLKQFVKDTPWAHLDIAGPVWADKENGYNGAGATGFGVRTLVSWVLS
- a CDS encoding bifunctional UDP-sugar hydrolase/5'-nucleotidase, producing MTLTERFKKFTILHSNDMHGDFLAEATGLEEGHVIGGMSLLSGYINQVRRDEKNVLFVIAGDMLQGSTIDSEYQGISTIEIMNYLAPDVVTLGNHELDYGLPHLLFLEKMANFPIVNANLYIKKYNRRLMNPYIILNVDGFDIMFIGIVTEEALRTLKRDRNIGTFINLEDAASEIGKICNAYKNDDIDLTVILTHIGFEEDKKLAAMLDPEWGVDMIIGGHSHTFLEQPAEVNNILIAQAGVGTDQIGRFDIVVDDDTNSIVEWKWQLLPVDNNLALPDLEIEKLIASFKEDVDRKYNRLIGRLAHKMTHPKREQETELGNLIADIFAQLDSLDVVFVASGSIRGQELGPPVTLSDLKTVFPYQDTLHKFRVTGVHLTQIFAHIMRPENRIEGQSEYFLSGQPRH
- a CDS encoding Glu/Leu/Phe/Val dehydrogenase; the protein is MVTTSRPVWENHSPAHICPFDQACSYLEWAAKELKLDPGLVEILSHPRKVVTVSIPVKMDNGEVRVLAGHRVQHSDILGPYKGGIRYHQAVTLREVSALAMLMTWKCALLGIPYGGAKGGIPIDPKQYSVGELERISRRYISELIKDIGPSVDIPAPDMGTSAREMAWMMDTYSVNVGHSVPGVVTGKPLSVGGSLGREMATGRGVMIIIREALADQGKSLEGVRVAIQGFGNVGGAAAELLHAAGAKIIAVSSGAGGVFSEVGLDIPALKAYAAENRRSVVGFPQATPISNADLLTLPCDVLIPAALENQITEENVYQIQAQFIAEAANGPVTLEANQVLEARGVTVLPDILANAGGVVVSYLEWVQGLSYLFWDEERVNREMEYLMVQAYRKVIEQSKARQVNLRLAAYTLGVGRVAQALTDRGLYP
- a CDS encoding EF-hand domain-containing protein; protein product: MATPRQTLDELRQVFTKIAGEDKQVDQKEFKKALGLKDEYFADRLFAIFDIDSSGTIKIEEFLTTVENLVFATTEDKLKFAYQLHDINGDDSIEKSEIAHLITASLNENNLSFKPEQINDLVDILFLEADTDNSGAISFAEFKSLIGKFPDLIEAMTVSPVSWLRPHKQNSQTVTTLENKRTKKDHIKHYIQNNWVKIAFLSLYVAVNIFLFFGAVDRYADLGKNVYVQIARGCGATLNFNGALILIPMLRHFMTWLRKSSLNDYLPIDESIEFHKLIGQVMFALAIVHTSAHFLNYTTLPAPFLQSLLGTKAGLSGFLLLIVFTIMWVTAQAPIRQGGKFALFYIAHLGYGLWFILALIHGPVFWQWVLFPVLGFVIELVIRWRATKDATFVVNASLLPSKVLGLEVQRPASFKYQPGDYLFIKCPSISNFEWHPFTISSAPERPDVLSLHIRAAGSWTGKLYQLFREQREEWIRSDSSQPEQGVPVYLDGPYGTPSTHIFESKYAVLIGAGIGVTPFASILKSILYRNQHNSSNINLKKVHFFWLNREQKAFEWFVELLSQIEIEDTNKLFDINLYLTGAQQKSDMKSSTLFVAMDLLHSRTKVDLITGLKSRTKTGRPDWDEIFRDLAKQHAPHKIDVFFCGPPGLSTQLKSLCTKYGFGYRKENF
- a CDS encoding LysR substrate-binding domain-containing protein, encoding MELRHLKYFVAVAENLNFSRAATQLYISQPALSRQIKNLEDELTVILFIRQSDGLKLTDAGKFFLEQARDILNRSNIAIQTIKNNYTNTNEPLVVGYIPTILQSFLGEALHCFGSAYPDIVVRFQEMPPSDQVKALRNRTIDIAFMGNPPDDLEPEFIVKCVKEVVIDALIPDTHLLASRSSINLMELASEKFIGMSEKTFPGRNNRIRDTCYQAGFIPNIHLFADSHASMIALVASGQGVAVMPREASALPHPKVVFMPLHHPIYYARSTAVWSKERFSQSLDKFLKILFENDKIPKTLKIPAL